The Corallococcus caeni genome includes a region encoding these proteins:
- a CDS encoding lipase family protein, whose protein sequence is MPHPNAETALEMLEYCRFAYKAYAQSCVYPMDPFYESHGAGLWQGARDRVLARVHKLRGSEAHVHKFDPIEYDLTTPPDPTYGVVYRGGTGDSPYILFQPRELDRSISFSKGVDLAGEDIPIKVQDFFGEQTLLGREHSQATGSKRCCYFQGKTGMTQTHPKAGWPSWLGAAIYDPEHSRLVVVFRGSRSGSGGRALGQALVKSTGSPDWVTDMNHLKEVRVGRFSNATLSAGFWYAYESCQESLAAACLEAMHGRVPKEILFTGHSLGGALAQCAYLDLVGGELLEKVYAKIRKQVSVSCYALSAPPVVLGAKAKELLTLHLGGEPQVFHHFSPHDAVHNSKKVNLSTVTAVNSVVGTLTHPLTTSTHLGTEIPLKDCTKAFPDAHEPEEVRAGLVALVRRETGARLPADPGFWPTFDFNPTGMWGMSVRPGVDSLAQHLKIALITSVSEERARVRAQLWADVVKGSGKKKDDYAVLEETDGGSFDAFASACELVAELSNPFTENRKQNKDQLRELRNEMIKSYQGASGHKATSSVYFVMLQYLTAAQYGLDIV, encoded by the coding sequence GTGCCCCACCCCAATGCCGAGACGGCGCTGGAGATGCTGGAGTACTGCCGCTTCGCCTACAAGGCGTACGCCCAGTCCTGCGTCTACCCGATGGATCCGTTCTATGAATCCCACGGGGCCGGGCTGTGGCAGGGCGCGCGGGACCGGGTGCTGGCCCGGGTGCACAAGCTGCGCGGCAGCGAAGCGCACGTCCACAAGTTCGATCCCATCGAATACGACCTGACGACTCCGCCAGACCCCACGTACGGGGTCGTGTACCGGGGGGGCACCGGCGACTCGCCGTACATCCTCTTCCAGCCGCGAGAGCTCGACCGCTCCATCTCCTTCTCGAAGGGCGTGGACCTGGCGGGCGAGGACATCCCCATCAAGGTCCAGGACTTCTTCGGGGAGCAGACCCTGCTGGGCCGCGAGCACTCCCAGGCGACCGGCTCGAAGCGGTGCTGCTATTTCCAGGGCAAGACGGGGATGACCCAGACGCACCCGAAGGCGGGCTGGCCCAGCTGGCTGGGGGCCGCCATCTACGACCCCGAGCACTCGCGGCTGGTGGTGGTCTTTCGCGGGAGCCGGAGCGGCAGCGGTGGACGTGCCCTGGGCCAGGCGCTGGTCAAGAGCACGGGGAGCCCGGACTGGGTCACCGACATGAACCACCTGAAGGAGGTCCGGGTCGGCCGGTTCAGCAACGCGACGCTCTCCGCCGGCTTCTGGTACGCCTACGAGAGCTGCCAGGAGTCGCTGGCCGCGGCCTGCCTGGAGGCGATGCACGGCCGGGTCCCCAAGGAGATCCTCTTCACCGGCCACAGCCTGGGGGGCGCGCTCGCGCAGTGCGCCTACCTGGACCTGGTGGGGGGCGAGCTGCTGGAGAAGGTCTACGCGAAGATCCGGAAGCAGGTGAGCGTCTCCTGCTACGCCCTCTCCGCGCCGCCCGTCGTGCTCGGCGCGAAGGCGAAGGAGCTGCTCACGCTGCACCTCGGCGGGGAGCCGCAGGTGTTCCACCACTTCTCGCCGCACGACGCCGTGCACAACAGCAAGAAGGTGAACCTCTCCACGGTGACGGCCGTGAACTCGGTGGTGGGGACCCTCACCCATCCGCTCACGACCTCCACCCATCTGGGGACGGAGATTCCCCTCAAGGACTGCACCAAGGCCTTCCCGGACGCGCATGAGCCCGAGGAGGTGCGAGCAGGCCTCGTCGCGCTCGTCCGGAGGGAGACCGGAGCGCGCCTGCCGGCGGATCCGGGCTTCTGGCCCACGTTCGACTTCAACCCGACGGGCATGTGGGGGATGTCGGTGCGGCCGGGCGTGGATTCGCTCGCGCAGCATCTGAAGATCGCGCTCATCACCAGTGTCTCGGAAGAGCGGGCGCGGGTGCGCGCGCAGCTCTGGGCGGACGTGGTCAAGGGCAGCGGGAAGAAGAAGGACGACTACGCGGTCCTGGAGGAAACGGACGGCGGCTCCTTCGACGCCTTCGCCAGTGCCTGTGAGCTGGTCGCGGAGCTGAGCAATCCCTTCACGGAGAACCGCAAGCAGAACAAGGACCAGCTGCGGGAGCTGCGCAACGAGATGATCAAATCCTACCAGGGGGCCTCGGGTCACAAGGCCACCTCCAGCGTCTACTTCGTCATGCTCCAGTACCTGACCGCGGCGCAGTACGGGCTCGACATCGTGTGA
- a CDS encoding VIT domain-containing protein codes for MRLLRVSAVVLLMGLLASGCKRDPDARPPGAAAPAEAPVEAPAKAPASFIQAGLVAPVTAAGQPDTGEVDLAALRDSVADPQVLSEAELQKLTSRAAPEPEAVTPAPRSAADAPGLGEAEVLDTEMGEDMALRENSVREERARLQGQRSAGAPPAAEPGGVEGGVVGGVLGGALGGQPAAPPPRVAQRVRSALPNSKGGGDGSAGPEAPVPVLPRVEAAPRAAKVLVMSDDGRYQPLKARAVRVVTYIQGSRARTVVDHLFENDTGRSLEGTFYYPLPGGATVAGFALYSGAVTVDTPSLFQSPDLLPPLGDDSTESERLAASAPPAARGAKRSWGDIQEARVVEQKRAREVYEDVVRRNVDPALLEWSGASTFSARVFPLPPKSLKRVVIAYEQTLLFDGTRLRYTWPLPPGAGKELRVTARVHVDPRQAPEVTVQPDSGAKARTVGAWQVYDFPKLTGDGALGLALKPRGEDADVLVGADNAGLPGRAFHARVRLPGRLTSGAEGPPTGRAVLVVDTSLSSEDGNAWAIQAATLRALLEKDATLKEYAVLLFDVRPRWLHGPGFRPNDAAHRQASFAELEHVFLEGASHVDGALEELDRAGREWLKPAAPGERVTAFLLSDGNITWGQSRVDALLSRHPCVESLRWVTYRFGEAAVNTELFDALARSSGGRVVNVLSAAEVDAAAKAHRAASVVLSRVAVVGADVKDLVVAGRPRLVFPGQELQVAGRLPGKGDAALEVVTQAGTGPERTLRIPLPSGEDSAFAPRAWAELFVSRLVSLDDERLDRMVVALSQHYRLANARASMLVLESEGDYTRYAVRDEQVDLENLESLRRREEDQRRDKLLGIALDDVHSSGRAVVARLAELKNVPALLRRQPLRDMPYAGGDERLQAELAYRKARRENRDDVMIYEAVARRRAFSGDTWGAVRALSSPVELRPRDAEALRLVGYGLLALGQYPAAAELFEHVRLNRPFEAQAFLEEALALDAAGRYSEAARNYEIVLARPWPRHGDELRTVASFHYARMLAGLERQPGLAQVASVLRERRAGLRGPDGDALFADARPIDYQLTTHWNSDNTDIDLWVIEPNGEKCFYQHMRSSLGGQLYWDITDGLGPELYHARKAAPGPYHVVVHYYGNHSARYVVPTALLLVSDRNVFTPEDMAQRRFQVRILPNANARLLLRREELVAAKDRVSAQPSP; via the coding sequence ATGCGACTCCTCCGCGTTTCCGCCGTCGTGTTGCTGATGGGGCTTCTCGCCTCGGGCTGCAAACGGGACCCGGACGCTCGTCCGCCCGGGGCCGCCGCTCCGGCCGAAGCTCCGGTCGAAGCTCCCGCCAAGGCTCCGGCGTCCTTCATCCAGGCGGGACTGGTGGCCCCCGTCACCGCCGCGGGACAACCGGACACGGGCGAGGTGGACCTCGCGGCGCTGCGCGACTCCGTGGCGGATCCGCAGGTGCTCTCCGAAGCGGAGCTGCAGAAGCTCACGTCGAGGGCCGCGCCTGAACCGGAGGCCGTGACGCCTGCGCCCAGAAGCGCCGCCGACGCTCCCGGGTTGGGGGAGGCGGAGGTGTTGGATACCGAGATGGGCGAGGACATGGCGCTTCGCGAGAACAGTGTTCGCGAGGAACGTGCCCGGCTCCAAGGGCAGCGCTCCGCGGGAGCGCCTCCCGCGGCGGAGCCCGGTGGGGTGGAGGGCGGCGTGGTGGGAGGTGTCCTCGGGGGAGCCCTGGGCGGCCAGCCCGCGGCGCCGCCTCCCAGGGTGGCTCAGCGCGTCCGCTCGGCCCTCCCGAACAGCAAGGGCGGCGGTGATGGCTCCGCCGGGCCGGAGGCTCCCGTGCCCGTGCTGCCTCGCGTGGAGGCCGCGCCTCGCGCCGCCAAGGTGCTGGTGATGAGCGACGACGGCCGCTACCAGCCACTCAAGGCCCGCGCCGTGCGCGTCGTCACGTACATCCAGGGCTCGCGCGCGCGCACCGTGGTCGACCACCTCTTCGAGAACGACACCGGCCGCAGCCTCGAAGGCACGTTCTATTACCCGCTGCCCGGCGGCGCGACGGTGGCGGGCTTCGCGCTGTACTCGGGCGCGGTGACGGTGGACACGCCCTCGCTGTTCCAGTCGCCGGACCTGCTGCCTCCCCTGGGGGATGACTCGACGGAGTCGGAGCGGCTGGCCGCCTCCGCGCCTCCGGCGGCCCGTGGGGCGAAGCGCTCCTGGGGCGACATCCAGGAGGCCCGCGTCGTGGAGCAGAAGCGCGCACGGGAGGTGTACGAGGACGTCGTGCGCCGCAACGTGGACCCCGCGCTGCTCGAATGGTCGGGCGCGTCCACCTTCAGCGCCCGCGTCTTCCCCCTGCCTCCGAAGTCGCTCAAGCGCGTCGTCATCGCGTACGAGCAGACGCTCCTCTTCGACGGCACCCGCCTGCGCTACACGTGGCCGCTGCCTCCGGGCGCGGGCAAGGAGCTGCGCGTCACCGCTCGCGTCCACGTGGACCCGCGTCAGGCGCCGGAGGTCACGGTGCAGCCGGACTCGGGCGCGAAGGCCCGCACGGTGGGCGCGTGGCAGGTCTACGACTTCCCGAAGCTCACGGGGGACGGCGCGCTGGGCCTGGCCCTGAAGCCTCGCGGCGAGGACGCGGACGTGCTGGTGGGGGCCGACAACGCGGGCCTCCCGGGCCGCGCCTTCCACGCGCGGGTGCGGCTGCCGGGCCGGCTCACCTCCGGCGCGGAGGGCCCTCCCACGGGCCGCGCGGTGCTGGTGGTGGACACCTCGCTGTCCTCCGAGGACGGCAACGCGTGGGCCATCCAGGCGGCCACGCTGCGCGCCCTCCTGGAGAAGGACGCGACGTTGAAGGAGTACGCGGTGCTCCTCTTCGACGTGCGCCCCCGCTGGCTGCACGGGCCGGGCTTCCGCCCGAACGACGCCGCCCACCGGCAGGCGAGCTTCGCGGAGCTGGAGCACGTCTTCCTGGAGGGCGCGTCCCACGTGGACGGCGCGCTGGAGGAGCTGGACCGTGCCGGACGTGAATGGCTCAAGCCCGCCGCTCCCGGGGAGCGCGTGACGGCCTTCCTGCTCTCCGACGGCAACATCACCTGGGGGCAGAGCCGCGTGGACGCGCTGCTCTCCCGGCACCCGTGCGTGGAGTCGCTGCGCTGGGTGACGTATCGCTTTGGCGAGGCGGCGGTGAACACCGAACTCTTCGACGCGCTGGCGCGCTCCAGCGGGGGGCGCGTCGTGAACGTCCTGTCCGCGGCGGAGGTGGACGCCGCGGCGAAGGCGCACCGCGCGGCGTCCGTGGTGCTGTCCCGCGTGGCCGTGGTGGGCGCGGACGTGAAGGACCTGGTGGTGGCGGGGCGGCCTCGGCTCGTCTTCCCCGGGCAGGAGTTGCAGGTGGCGGGACGGCTGCCGGGCAAGGGCGACGCGGCGCTGGAGGTGGTGACCCAGGCGGGCACCGGGCCCGAGCGCACGCTGCGCATCCCGCTGCCGTCCGGCGAGGACAGCGCCTTCGCGCCCCGGGCGTGGGCGGAGCTCTTCGTGTCCCGGCTGGTGTCCCTGGATGACGAGCGGTTGGACCGGATGGTGGTGGCGCTCAGCCAGCACTACCGGCTGGCCAACGCCCGCGCGTCCATGCTCGTGCTGGAGTCCGAGGGTGACTACACGCGCTACGCCGTGCGCGACGAGCAGGTGGACCTGGAGAACCTGGAGTCGCTGCGGCGCCGGGAGGAGGACCAGCGCCGCGACAAGCTCCTGGGCATCGCGCTGGATGACGTTCACTCCTCGGGCCGCGCGGTGGTGGCCCGCCTCGCCGAACTGAAGAACGTGCCCGCGCTCCTGCGGCGCCAGCCGCTGCGGGACATGCCCTACGCGGGCGGTGACGAGCGGCTCCAGGCGGAGCTGGCCTACCGCAAGGCGCGGCGGGAGAACCGGGACGACGTGATGATCTACGAGGCCGTGGCCCGCAGGCGCGCCTTCTCCGGCGACACCTGGGGCGCGGTGCGCGCGCTGTCGTCGCCCGTGGAGCTGCGGCCCCGCGACGCGGAGGCGCTGCGGCTGGTGGGGTACGGCCTGCTGGCGCTGGGGCAGTACCCGGCGGCGGCGGAGCTCTTCGAGCACGTGCGCCTCAACCGTCCCTTCGAGGCGCAGGCCTTCCTGGAGGAGGCGCTCGCGCTGGACGCGGCGGGGCGCTACTCGGAGGCCGCGCGCAACTACGAGATCGTCCTGGCGCGCCCGTGGCCGCGTCATGGCGACGAGCTGCGGACGGTGGCGAGCTTCCACTACGCGCGCATGCTGGCGGGGCTGGAGCGGCAGCCCGGGCTCGCGCAGGTGGCCTCCGTGCTCCGTGAGCGCCGCGCCGGCCTGCGGGGCCCCGACGGTGACGCGCTGTTCGCGGACGCGCGGCCCATCGACTACCAGCTCACCACGCACTGGAACTCGGACAACACGGACATCGACCTGTGGGTCATCGAGCCGAACGGGGAGAAGTGCTTCTACCAGCACATGCGCTCGTCGCTGGGCGGCCAGCTGTACTGGGACATCACGGATGGCCTGGGGCCGGAGCTGTACCACGCCCGGAAGGCGGCGCCGGGGCCGTACCACGTGGTGGTGCACTACTACGGCAACCACTCGGCGCGGTACGTGGTGCCCACGGCGCTGCTGCTCGTGAGCGACCGCAACGTCTTCACCCCCGAGGACATGGCCCAGCGGCGCTTCCAGGTGCGCATCCTGCCCAACGCGAACGCACGGCTGTTGTTGCGGCGCGAGGAGCTGGTGGCGGCGAAGGACCGCGTGTCGGCGCAGCCCTCACCGTGA
- a CDS encoding TPR end-of-group domain-containing protein, translated as MRIPTLALSCLLTVACAHPPATAPTAAEEKTADLPTIEAPSAPMAGWTQARRASALIREEKYAEALSLYEQARAAGNADPDAAYSAACAAARLGKPKDALDWLSHSVQSGFRDVAWMKQDGDLAPLRDDPAFVALAERMPTLPEPHPYSNEELKRLFAEDQADRQPPPPSPEAWKKIAERDAMRLRRARELLDQGALKEGADFLAAGFIFQHGDTQEDYALARRMGAEAAKRGHPKGLWLAAAAWDRWLMNANRPQRFGTQYKLDPADKVVKLYPVDPSVTDEERARWGFPPLAEIPTVLRMQ; from the coding sequence ATGCGAATCCCGACCCTCGCCCTGTCCTGCCTGTTGACCGTCGCATGTGCACATCCCCCAGCCACCGCGCCCACGGCCGCCGAGGAGAAGACCGCCGACCTTCCGACCATCGAAGCCCCTTCGGCACCGATGGCGGGCTGGACGCAGGCGCGGAGGGCCTCCGCCCTGATTCGCGAGGAGAAGTACGCGGAGGCGCTGTCCCTCTATGAGCAGGCCCGGGCCGCGGGCAACGCGGATCCGGACGCCGCGTACTCGGCCGCGTGCGCGGCGGCGCGCCTCGGGAAGCCGAAGGATGCGCTGGACTGGCTGTCCCACTCGGTCCAGTCCGGCTTCCGCGACGTGGCCTGGATGAAGCAGGACGGGGACCTCGCGCCGCTGCGCGACGACCCGGCGTTTGTCGCGCTGGCCGAGCGGATGCCCACGCTGCCGGAGCCTCATCCCTATTCCAACGAAGAGCTGAAGCGACTCTTCGCGGAGGACCAGGCGGACCGTCAGCCCCCCCCGCCGAGTCCAGAGGCCTGGAAGAAGATCGCGGAGCGGGATGCCATGCGGCTGCGGCGCGCACGGGAGCTGCTGGACCAGGGCGCCCTGAAGGAGGGAGCGGACTTCCTCGCGGCAGGGTTCATCTTCCAGCACGGTGACACGCAGGAGGACTACGCCCTGGCGCGGCGGATGGGCGCGGAGGCCGCGAAGCGCGGTCACCCCAAGGGCCTGTGGCTGGCCGCGGCGGCGTGGGACCGGTGGCTGATGAATGCCAACCGCCCGCAGCGCTTCGGCACCCAGTACAAGCTCGATCCGGCGGACAAGGTCGTGAAGCTCTACCCGGTGGACCCCAGCGTGACGGACGAGGAGCGCGCCCGTTGGGGCTTCCCGCCACTCGCAGAGATTCCCACCGTCCTGCGCATGCAGTGA
- the tam gene encoding trans-aconitate 2-methyltransferase: MDWSAAQYTRFEDERNRPIRDLLARIATSEVKRAADLGCGPGNSTELLRARFPQAAVTGMDSSPDMLAAARKRLPDLRFEQGDIATWSDPGPYDVILANAVLQWVPDHSAVMPALLSKLAQGGSLAVQMPDNLDEPSHRLMRETASAGPWAGKLGSAANARTVRHEADWYFRTLRDAGATVDVWRTTYFHPLTGGAGAVVEWFKGSGLRPFLEPLDAGEKADFLNRYQAGIARAYPALPDGTVLLPFPRLFIVATR; this comes from the coding sequence ATGGACTGGTCAGCGGCGCAGTACACGCGATTCGAAGACGAGCGGAACCGTCCCATCCGTGACCTGCTGGCCCGGATTGCCACGTCCGAGGTGAAGCGCGCGGCGGACCTCGGCTGCGGCCCCGGCAACTCCACGGAGCTGCTGCGCGCCCGCTTCCCACAAGCGGCCGTCACCGGAATGGACAGCTCGCCGGACATGCTGGCCGCCGCGCGCAAGCGCCTGCCGGACCTCCGGTTCGAACAGGGAGACATCGCGACCTGGAGCGACCCGGGCCCCTACGACGTCATCCTGGCGAACGCGGTGCTGCAATGGGTGCCAGACCATTCCGCCGTCATGCCCGCGCTCCTGAGCAAGCTGGCCCAGGGCGGAAGCCTCGCCGTGCAGATGCCGGACAACCTGGACGAGCCGTCGCACCGGCTGATGCGGGAGACCGCCAGCGCGGGCCCGTGGGCCGGCAAGCTGGGGTCCGCCGCGAACGCACGGACGGTCCGCCATGAGGCCGACTGGTACTTCCGCACGCTGCGCGACGCCGGGGCCACGGTGGACGTCTGGCGCACGACCTACTTCCACCCGCTGACCGGAGGCGCCGGGGCGGTGGTGGAGTGGTTCAAGGGCTCAGGACTCCGGCCCTTCCTCGAACCGCTCGATGCGGGAGAGAAGGCGGACTTCCTCAATCGCTATCAGGCAGGGATTGCCAGGGCCTACCCTGCCCTGCCGGATGGAACGGTCCTGCTGCCCTTCCCCCGGCTGTTCATCGTCGCGACGCGTTAG